The DNA segment ggAAAGATATGTGTCGACCGAGaagaaaaaaagatgaaaattaattaagttaaagagtttaattgcagttaatataataatcaaaagtcaactccttgtttcttaaaaaaaaaaagtcaaagtccttgttttttaaatactttctcTCTCActcctatttttttaattggccCATCATGGATCCATCCACGTattaccacagtactggacggcggggacatcagcgacactctcacccgtcaactgagccttggccttacatatcatcgtatcatcataatcatcgtattagtcacaattatttcactttcttcaacatttcgtattttcgtcactttataaaaatcaagcatataataatcattttcttttaaaaccaagcatgcaacatatcttttaactttataatttcatcataaaattccataaacctttaaaataagcatattatcattatttacagcattcagggcactaccgcgacgtttactatttttcaggtgtaaaatgaccgttttacccctagatgtaaaatttctcgattttgactttttcttactttcgttgACACTAGGCCAtccttaattttattatatttttatttggcttaaattcatggttttttatttatttcgtaAATATTAATTCGTGGAGCGTTTTAATTCTGAATAAATTCAAACTTCaatattaaattctcaaattttaacaATAGACTTTTTATTTCCTAAtttacccttgtgagccatgagaCACCCCCATGGACCCACGATTCGACCATTTAGCCATTAAACCCTAAGAACTTAACCCTAACCCTTTCCCTTGAGCCATCTCTCGTTTCCCTCGAGCCGCACCCTAGCCACCCCAAAGCCTGCCCTCCTAGGAATCCTAATGGAACCCCTGAACTCGCCCTACCCCATGCTGCAACCACCTGCTCGAAGCAAGAGCTACGCTATAGCCATCAACCTTGCGCCTAGGACTCTAGTTCGACAAGGACACTTCGCCCGAGCCGCCAACCAAGCCCCAAACCTCCGAACCAACCCTGGACCATCCTGAGACCTAGCCTAGACCACCCTGCTCACGCATGGACCCTCCATGCAGTCTTCCCTAGAGACCAGCCACGGGTCCTAACATATTAACGCATAATTCACCTCTATCCGGATTATAATAGCTTGTTTGCACTCCAGAAGGTACATCGACAAAATCAGGAGGCTCTTcaccaaaatatttattgaaaaatgatgGCATTTCAGAAGTGTTTGAAAGAAATGGTACGGTCTGCCACTGTAATGTGGCACGAGGTTGTTGTCGAGATGATGTCCCCTCTTCAGGATATGTAAAATTATTcacttcatcatcatcattcacttcttcttcttcagactCGCTATATGACATATCGGGTTCAGAATCAGTCCTCCAAATATCATCATTATTGGCCAGATCCGAAGAACGAGCACTCGTATATAATGTTGGATTCAGCCAATATTATTATGCTAGAAACCGTAATGGGTATCGTTGCTCCAATGTGGttcaacatatttttcaaacatcaatcaaatcttAATCCAAACCTTCAATCTAACAACAGATTTTCCACTTCATTTTCAATTATATAACTAATATACTAATTATATGACAAATATAAGATAATCATAGATTATCAagattcaaaatataatttacgATAGTACGATGCGAGGACCTTGCAGATTATCTCATCGCAATGGTATTTATATCTCATTCCCTCGGAAGGGCTCTCAACacctttaatgcaacttctATGTTGGTGTACTATTTTCCAAGAGTTGTCAACTCAATAATAATGCTGCTGAATCTTTCATCAAAGTAATTTACATATTCATTGGGCTTCATCTtgatgttttcaaatttttgcattACATCAGTAAGTTTGTTCTCTTTTTTCTGATCGTTTCCTTCACAAAGTTGAATAAgtttttctcaaatttctttTGCAGTTGCACAAATTTTGATCTTACTGAAGGTATTTTTGTCGATGGTCTTGTATAGAATATATTTGGCAACATTATCTATATTTGCCACTTTTTATCATCAGGACTCCATTCTGATTTATGCTTCTCCTTCATTTGTGATGCTACTTTGGTAATAGCAATTGCGGTTTTGGCATTCGTGATCTTGATTGGATCGTCAGTGATTACGTATCACATATCatcgtcttgtgcagctaaatatGTATGCATTATAATATTCCAATAGTAAATTCTTCCTTGGAGAACAAGGAATATTGCTGAACAATGTCAATGATTTTGAAAAGTTCAGAGGTCGAGAAAACCCACTCTAATACCACTTCTTAAGATCGGTGGAGGTGTTTAGAGAAAGGTGAATAAAcacaaaacaatttttttcttcGACTTAGAGCCAAAGAGACCTCAACTGGTATTAGCAGTCAAAATCAGATCTCGATCTTCTAGGTTCAGTGGAAAACTAGAGAAATTAGTGCGTAAAAAGTGCAACTGAACTTAATGAACCAAATGAAATCAGTAGACTACAATCAATAAACAGATAAGAAATAGTATAACAGCTGAAAGGAAATGACATTTagattgtttatggaagttcaaAAAATGAAACTATTCTATGTCTCTCTTTCTTCTGtttccataaaaattccattaaAAAACTTTTACAGTTACAATAATTTGAGACTacccacttcagtaggacttaTCACTGTCTAATTTAAACTCTTAGCAACAAATTTTATAACTTAAAACCAGTCTGCATAGAAAGACTCTTTCTGTCGGTTAAAagaacactacaacaaaaatgacttttcgcagcgcgcaaattctctTTCCGCGGTGCACATCGCACGCTGCACAACtgaaagctgttgaaagttcaagattatccgcggcgtgcggGCGCGCGCGCCGTTAATTGTATTATTCACGGCATGCGATTGCGCCACGCCGCAGATACTATTATCGATAGCACACGCACGCACGTTGCAGATAATATTATCCACAACATGCAAACAAATTCTACATCGTTTGTTTGCAAGCCGATAAAATCAAattcgttaaaaaaaaaaatcaatcgaaTGGACAAAAACGATAAaccaaaattttacaaaaaatttagtGCAACTTTAAGTTTAATTAACACAAAATTGATAAAAGTCATTGTTTTTCAGTATATCAATACTGAAAGTCTGAAAATCCAAAGCAAGATACGGAATCTATAACAACTAGCTGGTTCATATATAACAATGATTAAACTTTCAATACACGCAAATCAGtagaatatttaaaaatcacacAATACTATAAATTTAGATAACCATGCTACCGTGCTTCCTATCGCGTCCTCGAGAAACTGCATTTCATCATTTGGTCGAATTAGGTCCACCTTCTCCACCAAAACCTTATCAACCCAAACTTTTCAACAAGATCTACCGAGAACAACGTGATGCAATTTTGTGTTTGGATCTGTGGATGCAATTCGACCTTCTGCAACAACTAATTCATCAGCACACCAATGAAGCAGCTTACATTTAGTATTAGCACGGATATCTCCAAGACTCACATTCCTCAAATTTTACTGTAAATAAACAATGAAAAGTTATTGATTCAACCATGTCTATTTTTGTAACAATTTTgcggtttaaaaatacataatttaaggATAATTACCTGAGAAACATGATCAAAATTACCATTTTTCTTTGCACCAATATCGATACCACCATTACTACCAACTTCATTCCCAATACCGCTATCAATGCCACCACTAGCAACCTGATTTTACATTCAAATCGTGTCAAGCGATGTAATCATGATAATTCAAAAGCATTTAAGTGTGTATGTATACCAAacataatttttatatgttgtttaCTTACTAACCTGTTCTTGCTGATTTTGTTGATTCATACTTTGTAAAAACATGGACCTCATTTCTTGCATTTCTAGCTGATTTTGTTGCATTTGTTGTTGAAGGCTTTGTACCATAGTTTGAAGTTGTTGAACATTTCCATTTTGTTTCACAGAAGCTCAAACTTTCAATGGTGTAACTCCGAAGCCCATTCCGCGCACTCTACCCCGAGCTTCGTTGCCAAACACAAGGCTAATTGCATCATCAACAATGTTAGTTGTGTTTTGAGATTCAGGTGGACATTCCTGTATTTCtttctgcaaaaaaaaaaaattatgagcaAACACGTTAAAACCGAGAAGGAGAAAATtgtgtttaatattttaaaaataaaatatttattttattaccaTTTTCTATCCAACAGCTTGAGTACTAGGCTCCCCATTTTTTTCTCGTGACCTTCAATCCAAACTTGCGATCTCGTAATTTTTGTGTCTGCCGGGCTTCTCTTCTCCTTTAATAtagaaataaatacaaaatcgtAATAACATAATTCAAGATGTATATATCATTACtaattacataaattataaaaacaataaaaatatttaccatAACGTGAGTCAAACGAGCATAACCTCTCCGGCTCATTGTGTGAATGTGATCTTGTTTTTTCCTCATCGTCCTAAATCTTTCACTCTTGTCCTGAAATTAGTTAAAATCGCATAATCAAAATGTGATCTTGTTATCATCAAAGCTCGTATGCACGCTATAGGAAAATCAAGATAGGGACATAAGGTAATCTTGGATCACATAAGGTAATAGCCTCAAGTCTGATGTATAATTTAAGTTATTCACAAATCTCACCATTCTGATTTGCTAAGGATACATGTACATGCTGGTTGAAAAATGGACGACATAGGCCAGGAACAAAAACCCATGACAAGTTCAATGAAATCTGAAAGGGAGTTTGTACTTTCTAACTAATTATACATTAGAAATCATCTGTCCGACATTATAATAGTTTCATATTTTAACAATGTTAACATTCTTCTTATGGTTTGAGTTCCACAGAGAAACGTAAGGCAACAATTCGAATAAAAAACAGAAAGGTTGCTTGTGCCTGCATTTGATCTTGTAAACTGCTTACAGTTCCAAAATTATTTGTtgtgaattattttttattctcagGTGCTGATTATGTATTTCCCTGTAAGCTACTGGATGATAGTTTATCAATTCCGGTGCTGATTGTGTTATGCATACAAGTCCACAGGGGTAAGGTGGCTATCACAAGCTGGAAACCACCAAAccggattttaaaaaaataacactcTTACACCAGCGTAAAAGCATAAGAGTGGAAAAACCATAAACAAATTAGcatccaaaacaaaaaatatgatcAAATTCAGCCATGAGATAGTGAAATCTTCATCGAAAATGGTTTCAATTCTTGCATAGAAAGAGCCAATGGACACCAAACTTCACGTATGTCAAGTCGGAACTCAAACAAAGTCAAACATAAAAAAGAGAGTGGACACACCTGGTTTACAAGCTCCTGAATACTCCGCTTGCACTGTAGACTAGAGTGCACCTTGTGATTTTTAACTTCTagcattttatgatttttaactTAGTTGCATATTCACATGGTGCTATGTCACATGATCTAATCAAGAAAACTAATTCTGGAATGCATGCCTTCATATAAGATTTACATGTCTTACATTTACGCCCACCTCATATTTGCCACACGTTTTggcatattttaaaaatgaattgcccataaatcatcacaaaaattacaaataccAACAAATTGAAAAGTAAAGCAAATGTACTAAGTGACCATAAAAGAGTCCAGAAAAATTCTTACTTGAAAGTTAGGGGATAATGTCCTCTGTACAAACAAGTCCCactgattttcgtccataaatTCAGGCTTCAAAAGATTGAGATCTCGTGAAGCCAGTCGACTTGTATTAGCTTCTCGTACAAGTATTTGCAATTAGGATTTCCTATCGCACCACAATTTAGCCAACTTTCGACAAATTGATTTCTTTTCACAATCCTCAACTTTGTAAGTCAGCTGTAAATTAAATAACAAGAAAATATGTCTACATTTTGTTATGAAAATGGAAATGAAAAATTAAGTAACTAAATATATTACCTGAAGACAGCTCCACATCCTATCCTTCACTTCTTCGCTTATGTCATTCCATCCATCTAATGTATAaggcacaaatttttttatcatgcaACCTAGGAAAGAAGCATACTTCACTGAATTATCTCCAACCAGCTGTCCAAACTCATTACGCTCCAGCTCTTTACACTTGTCTTGGCCACTAACCATTTTCAACTTTGATGCACCCCGTCCTTTTTTCTTATCTATTTTCTCATCATCAATTGGTTCTTTGCCATCCAAATCATGTGATAAATTAACTGAATTGTTAGAATCCATTCTCGATAACCTATTAGATATATTTTCCTGTAAAATGGAAAAAAGATACATTGTAAAATGGAAATAAGATACATTGAAATATACTAGTGTGCtttagtaaaataaaacaagatttAATGTCTCACCTGAATTTCATCTATAGATCCTTTGCTACGTTTTTTGACCATTTTGCTCATCTTTTGAATGTTATTTAATGACTTGATAAACATGTAATATGACATGATGCATCActgaaaataaacaagaaaacaaatatatttaaacaCTAAATAAATAGTTACGTAACTTTAGAAAAACATGtatcaatcaaaataaataactatAAAATCTATTGCCGAAAATTTCAGTCATGTCTCAGTCACATCGATTGCCTCACACTCATTCCTTGAATACGGTTCTTTCTCAGTAATGTTAATCTCAAGTAGAGACACATCAAGAGGTGTTGATGACGTATAAGCATCTTCTTCAAGCACATTCATGTTATGAATACCCCGAGGCGGCGCTTTTAGCAACACATACCAATTTGTTTCATCATTGTCCCTGGAATAAAATACTTGCTTTGCTTGTGATGCTAAAATGAAAAGATCACTTTCAAAAGTTTTTAGTCCTTGGTGTAAGTTGACCAGTGTAAAACCATCTTCAATTTTGATACCAGTTCCAGGCTTGGCCCAATCACACCTAAAAACAGGCACTTTGAAAGAATAGTAGTCTAGCAAAACAATATCTCGTATAACCCCATAGTATGATAGTCTTCCTACTGTATGTGAATTGTCATTAGCATTAGATTGACAAACAGTATCAGCTTCAATTGAAACACCACTATCTTGTGTTGATCTTCCAAGATCAATTGTGTGGAACCGATGTCCATTAACAATATATCCCGTATAAGATGTAACGTGCTTTCTTGGACCATGTGATTGCCATTGAATTCGGTCTGAAGAGTTAACATGATCCTGTTTTGATAGCGATTCAGCAAATGTTTCCATATGTTGCTTTTGTAACAATGTTTCATTACTTAAGAAACGATGAGCTGTTTGTTTAAGCTCGTCAATGTGAATCCTAATTAAAATCATTGAATGAAGATGTTagaatacacaagatatgtaaTAAATCAAGACTAACAGTATGAAACTAACTACACTCACTGTAAGTAAGGTTCGACTTCTGTAGTATTGAACAACACATATCGATGTGCAGCATGTAACACGTGATcctctaaaatattttctttccctTTAGAAATTGGCCGACCTTCTAATAATCCATCTTCCAAATCATTGTTCCTATTAGAACGAACACCAATACTAGAAGAATTTTTTATATAAGCACTACAAAATGGCATTCGTTCTTCTGCAAGGTAACACTCAGCTATACAACCTTCTAGTCTTGCCCGGTTCTTCACATACCATTTTAGTATTTTCATAAATCTAAATCACAAAGCAAAATTCAAATGAAATAAGTGTTGATagcaaaatataaaatttatcaaaaagatTAATGATTACTTAATACCTTTCAAATGGATACATCCAATGGAATTGGACTGGCCCACACAAGCAAGACTCTCTTGCTAAATGAATTGTCAAGTGAACCGAGATGGTAAAGAAAGCGGGTGGAAAATATCTTTCCAACATGCATAGAATTTCAGCAATATTCTCCTCGAGTTGTTCTAAGCGGTTCCTGTCTAATACTCTTTGACATAATTCATTGTAAAATGCACCCAACAGAAATATAGCATTGCGTGGACCTTTCGGTAGAAGATCTCTCAATGCTACTGATAGCAATTGTTGCATCAGAACATGACAATCATGAGATTTCAGCCCAATAAGCTTACGCTCTTCTACAGAAACACAGTTACCAATATTTGAGCTATATCCATCGGGtaactttattttcttcaacCTAGAGCAAAATACATCCATTTCTTTTTTAGACAGTGTGTACGGGGCAGCAGGTAAATGATATTTACTTTCTCTTTTTTCTTGCGGATGTAATTCTTGTCTAATTTTTAAGTGTACCAAATCTTTGCAAGCATTCACACCATCTTTGGATTTTTTCTTCAGGTTTAACAATGTGCCTATGATATTCTCGCAGACATTTTTTTCAACATGCATCACATCTAAGTTATGACGTAGCAGGAGGCCCtaaaaataaccataaacaagttTCATAGTGTTAGTTCGGAATATTTCTAACAATTTaggaacaaaaaataaaaaaatttgcaaaatcTAATGAAAAGAGTGCAAATTAACTTACACTCCAATATGGCAAATCGAAAA comes from the Primulina huaijiensis isolate GDHJ02 chromosome 8, ASM1229523v2, whole genome shotgun sequence genome and includes:
- the LOC140983481 gene encoding uncharacterized protein isoform X2, whose protein sequence is MSYYMFIKSLNNIQKMSKMVKKRSKGSIDEIQENISNRLSRMDSNNSVNLSHDLDGKEPIDDEKIDKKKGRGASKLKMVSGQDKCKELERNEFGQLVGDNSVKYASFLGCMIKKFVPYTLDGWNDISEEVKDRMWSCLQDKSERFRTMRKKQDHIHTMSRRGYARLTHVMEKRSPADTKITRSQVWIEGHEKKMGSLVLKLLDRK
- the LOC140983481 gene encoding uncharacterized protein isoform X1 — encoded protein: MSYYMFIKSLNNIQKMSKMVKKRSKGSIDEIQENISNRLSRMDSNNSVNLSHDLDGKEPIDDEKIDKKKGRGASKLKMVSGQDKCKELERNEFGQLVGDNSVKYASFLGCMIKKFVPYTLDGWNDISEEVKDRMWSCLQDKSERFRTMRKKQDHIHTMSRRGYARLTHVMEKRSPADTKITRSQVWIEGHEKKMGSLVLKLLDRK
- the LOC140983481 gene encoding uncharacterized protein isoform X3 is translated as MSYYMFIKSLNNIQKMSKMVKKRSKGSIDEIQENISNRLSRMDSNNSVNLSHDLDGKEPIDDEKIDKKKGRGASKLKMVSGQDKCKELERNEFGQLVGDNSVKYASFLGCMIKKFVPYTLDGWNDISEEVKDRMWSCLQDKSERFRTMRKKQDHIHTMSRRGEEKPGRHKNYEIASLD
- the LOC140983481 gene encoding uncharacterized protein isoform X5; amino-acid sequence: MSYYMFIKSLNNIQKMSKMVKKRSKGSIDEIQENISNRLSRMDSNNSVNLSHDLDGKEPIDDEKIDKKKGRGASKLKMVSGQDKCKELERNEFGQLVGDNSVKYASFLGCMIKKFVPYTLDGWNDISEEVKDRMWSCLQEILIANTCTRS
- the LOC140983481 gene encoding uncharacterized protein isoform X4, whose product is MSYYMFIKSLNNIQKMSKMVKKRSKGSIDEIQENISNRLSRMDSNNSVNLSHDLDGKEPIDDEKIDKKKGRGASKLKMVSGQDKCKELERNEFGQLVGDNSVKYASFLGCMIKKFVPYTLDGWNDISEEVKDRMWSCLQLTYKVEDCEKKSICRKLAKLWCDRKS